A part of Hoplias malabaricus isolate fHopMal1 unplaced genomic scaffold, fHopMal1.hap1 scaffold_211, whole genome shotgun sequence genomic DNA contains:
- the LOC136682407 gene encoding AP-1 complex subunit beta-1-like codes for MEWASQLCENRGLGSKMTDSKYFTTTKKGEIFELKAELNSDKKEKKKEAVKKVIASMTVGKDVSALFPDVVNCMQTDNLELKKLVYLYLMNYAKSQPDMAIMAVNTFVKDCEDPNPLIRALAVRTMGCIRVDKITEYLCEPLRKCLKDEDPYVRKTAAVCVAKLHDINAQLVEDQGFLDTLKDLISDSNPMVVANAVAALSEIAESHPNSNLLDLNPQTINKLLTALNECTEWGQIFILDCLANYTPRDDRESQSICERVTPRLSHANSAVVLSAVKVLMKFMEMLPKDLDYYGTLLKKLAPPLVTLLSAEPELQYVALRNINLIVQKRPEILKHEMKVFFVKYNDPIYVKLEKLDIMIRLASQANIAQVLAELKEYATEVDVDFVRKAVRAIGRCAIKVEQSAERCVSTLLDLIQTKVNYVVQEAIVVIKDIFRKYPNKYESVIATLCENLDSLDEPEARAAMIWIVGEYAERIDNADELLESFLEGFHDESTQVQLQLLTAIVKLFLKKPTETQELVQQVLSLATQDSDNPDLRDRGYIYWRLLSTDPVAAKEVVLAEKPLISEETDLIEPTLLDELICHIGTLASVYHKPPSAFVEGSRGVQHKRLPARTGSGESAESPDVGQSVSVSEAPPAVIPSQGDLLGDLLNLDLAPPTTNVPVVPSSMQMGAMDLLGGGLDSLMGDDSETLGGDLGGSPAMGVAVGGAPVTMPAVGGGLGDLFDLGGGVGMTSGSYSPPKTVWLPAMKAKGLEISGTFVRRGGVINVDLSLTNKAMSVMTDFAIQFNKNSFGLSPAGPLQVLTPLSPNQTVEVSLPLGTTGPVMKMEPLNNLQVAVKNNIDVFYFSCHYPISLLFVEDGKMDRQVFLATWKDIPSENEAQFQIKDCHLSSGEKTQAGSSSERCVFLPPPLFSFSSSWNIAVKI; via the exons ATGGAGTGGGCGAGTCAGCTATGC GAAAACAGAGGCTTGGGATCAAAGATGACGGACTCAAAATACTTCACCACGACCAAGAAAG GGGAGATCTTCGAGCTGAAGGCGGAGCTGAACAGTGAtaaaaaggagaagaagaaggaggcgGTGAAGAAGGTCATTGCCTCGATGACAGTGGGGAAAGATGTGAG CGCCCTCTTCCCTGATGTGGTGAACTGCATGCAGACTGATAATCTGGAGCTGAAGAAACTGGTCTATCTCTATCTGATGAACTACGCCAAGAGCCAGCCAGATATGGCCATAATGGCAGTCAACACCTTCGtcaag GACTGTGAGGACCCGAACCCTCTGATCCGAGCTCTGGCGGTGAGGACCATGGGCTGTATCCGTGTGGATAAGATCACAGAGTATCTGTGTGAGCCCCTGAGGAAGTGTCTGAAGGATGAAGACCCCTATGTGAGGAAGACAGCGGCGGTGTGTGTGGCCAAGCTCCACGACATTAACGCCCAGCTGGTGGAGGACCAGGGCTTTCTGGACACTCTGAAGGACCTCATCTCTGACTCCAATCCCATG gtggtagcGAATGCTGTGGCGGCGCTCTCTGAGATTGCAGAGTCACATCCCAACAGTAACCTGCTGGACCTGAACCCTCAGACCATCAACAAGCTGCTGACAGCTCTAAACGAGTGCACGGAGTGGGGGCAGATCTTCATCCTCGACTGTTTGGCCAACTACACGCCCAGAGACGACCGCGAGTCTCAGAG TATCTGTGAGCGTGTGACTCCAAGGCTGTCTCACGCGAACTCCGCCGTGGTTCTGTCGGCCGTGAAAGTGCTGATGAAGTTTATGGAGATGCTGCCGAAGGATCTGGATTATTACGGAACTCTTCTAAAGAAACTGGCCCCTCCTCTGGTCACTCTGCTCTCGGCTGAGCCAGAACTGCAGTATGTGGCTCTGAGGAACATCAACCTCATCGTCCAGAAACG GCCTGAGATCCTGAAGCACGAGATGAAGGTGTTTTTTGTGAAATATAACGACCCCATCTACGTCAAACTGGAGAAACTGGACATTATGATCCGCCTGGCCTCCCAGGCCAACATcgcacag GTCCTGGCGGAGCTGAAGGAGTACGCCACTGAGGTGGACGTGGACTTTGTCCGAAAGGCCGTCCGTGCGATCGGACGCTGCGCCATCAAAGTGGAG caatCAGCGGAGCGGTGTGTCAGTACTCTACTGGATCTGATTCAGACGAAGGTGAACTACGTTGTGCAGGAGGCCATTGTGGTCATCAAGGACATTTTCCGCAAATACCCAAACAA GTATGAGAGTGTGATTGCCACCCTGTGTGAGAATCTGGACTCTCTGGACGAGCCCGAGGCCAGAGCGGCGATGATCTGGATCGTGGGGGAATACGCTGAGAGGATCGACAATGCAGACGAGCTGCTGGAGAGCTTCCTGGAGGGATTCCATGACGAGAgcacacag GTGCAGCTCCAGTTGCTGACTGCAATCGTGAAGTTGTTCCTAAAGAAACCGACAGAGACTCAGGAGCTGGTCCAGCAGGTGCTCAGCCTCGCCACACAG GACTCGGATAACCCTGACCTGCGGGACCGTGGTTATATTTACTGGCGTCTCCTGTCCACTGACCCGGTCGCAGCGAAGGAGGTGGTCCTGGCGGAGAAACCTTTGATCTCAGAGGAGACGGACCTGATTGAGCCCACTCTGCTGGACGAGCTGATCTGCCACATCGGCACTCTCGCCTCGGTCTACCACAAACCGCCCAGCGCCTTCGTGGAGGGCAGCCGCGGGGTCCAGCACAAACGCCTCCCCGCGCGCACCGGATC tggtgAGAGTGCTGAGAGTCCAGATGTcggtcagtcagtgagtgtcTCTGAGGCTCCGCCCGCTGTGATTCCATCTCAGGGAGATCTGCTCGGTGATTTGCTGAACCTGGACTTGGCTCCTCCCACCACCAACGTTCCAGTCGTGCCCAGCTCCATGCAGATGGGGGCCATGGACCTGCTGGGCGGGGGGCTGGACAGTCTG ATGGGGGATGATTCAGAGACG CTTGGTGGCGATCTCGGAGGGAGTCCTGCG ATGGGCGTGGCTGTAGGGGGCGCTCCGGTGACGATGCCTGCTGTGGGCGGGGGTCTCGGGGACCTGTTTGATCTCGGAGGGGGCGTGGGCATGACCTCAGGATCCTACAGCCCTCCCAAAACT GTTTGGCTGCCAGCGATGAAAGCTAAAGGCCTGGAGATCTCAGGGACGTTTGTGAGACGCGGTGGAGTCATTAACGTGGACCTGTCCCTCACAAACAAAGCCATGAGCGTGATGACTGACTTCGCCATTCAGTTCAACAAGAACAG ttttgGCCTGTCTCCTGCTGGTCCTCTGCAGGTTCTGACTCCTCTGAGCCCCAATCAGACGGTGGAGGTGAGTTTGCCGCTGGGCACCACTGGTCCGGTCATGAAGATGGAGCCCCTCAATAACCTGCAG gtggcTGTGAAGAACAACATTGATGTGTTCTACTTCAGCTGTCATTACCCCATCAGTCTGCTGTTTGTGGAGGACGGGAAgatgg acagacaggtgtttcTCGCCACCTGGAAGGACATCCCCAGTGAAAATGAGGCTCAGTTTCAGATCAAAGACTGTCACCTCAGCTCAGGTGAGAAAACACAAGCTGGCTCTTCTTCTGAAAGGTGTGTGTTCCTCCCCCCTCCACTCTTCTCTTTCAGTAGcagttggaacattgctgtaaagatCTGA